atacgatcagaacttataatgaaattatattttctaAGAGAAGATAAGAGGTATTATTCCATGGCAGAATAAAATCAGACTCTTCTGGGGAAAAAAAAGAGTCAAATTTGCAGCAAAATCATCCCTTTGATACCTCAAGGGAGGAAAAAGAACAAACCATGGCTTGTCTACAATATATATGAGATAGGATCAATTCTGCCCGGAGAGGCGAACGGATTGCACTCTTCACTGAGTCAGTTTAAGAggaaaaaaggagaaaaaaaaataacACAGGAAACCATGTCAGCCTATAGCCTTATTCCATGAAGAAAGAACAGAGGAAAGAacatgtgaaaaaaaaaaaattctatccTTATTGTTCCGTTGCGATTGACCAGAATGATGGTCGACAACTTGAGCAAAATTGTGGAAAATCCTCTGGAATACATTTACGAGCCGTCTTGAACTACGACCACAGGTGATCTCTTCTATATTCTCTCACAATGACAGGCACACTTGTGGGTGGAATCTAAAACAAGAAAAAGCAGCTTGATTTACAACTACTTGCAACAAAAATCAGGCATTTATAGTTTGCGTACATAATGAACGTTACTGCAATTGATTGCGGTAACTATTAGCCGTGAATATTGATGATGGTGAGGGTTAAAACTGAAAATAGAGACCATAACAGCCACTGCTTAAACCTGGACATAAAATAATAAGGCAAGTAGCAAGGCTGGGAAAGAAAAATGCCCCGACTTTAAAGGATATTCAGTGGTTCTAAATAATGACAACTCCTATTAAGTTTTCCTTGAGTCGTAATCCAAATATGTTACTTTTTAAAACTAAAAGACGCATTATAAAATCATAACTTACCATGCCATAATCTGTGATTACCATGGAGACATAATCTGAAGGTGTTGCATCATAGCTGTGAATGAAAATTTTCAGAATTGTCAGCTTTTAGAAGATACACGTAGCTCTACATTCATCGAATTATAAAAACTTACATTAAATTCAGAAGCTGCAGATTTTCTTGATTGACCAAACCATCTAAGTAGTTAATCTCCTCTCTGCCTTGAACCTTTGAAATGGCATCTGGGTTACCTGCAACAGATGGAACAGACACCTAAGCCACATCCATTTCAGAGATCAAAGGAAACAAGTGTAGACCTAGCAAAAATTGACTCTAAAATCTACTTCCAGAAGTTCCTACCAAGCTCGTTAAAACATATGGAATCAAGCTGCACCCTTTCGTGAAATTTATATGCTTCACAACACACTAATACAGGTACACGGAATGCATGAGCAACCATAGCAACACAAGCAGTCCCAACTCTCGAGTAAACTGTTCCATTAGACAAGACCGATGAAGCACCCAGAAAAACTCGAGTAACGTCTTGCATTATACAAGAAACAGCATTTACATGTGTGTATGTACAGCTAAGGCCCTTCCTCACCAACCTACGTAGTAAGAGTTGCCCTTCAAGCTTTGGGCGAGAGTCGACCACTACAACACGGAAGTGTTTGCCGAGCTCATGGGCATGCAATAAAATCATCTCAACCACAGAGGATGCACCATATGTGAGAAGAACGTCACCATCTCGAATCTTTGTAACAGCATGTTTGACTATTACCTTTTCAGAAAGGATGATCTTTTCATTTATGAAACGATCAATATCCAACATAAGCGTAGATTTTGCTTCTGATTCAGACAGAGCCAATGGTAATTTTGCAATTCGATTCTTTAGAAACTTAATTGCATTGCCCATACTAATTGAGAGTGGCCTGCATTCAATCAAGAAAGAAACGTAACTACTAATCCTTGCAGTTAAGTCTCTAATTAGAGTTTTCTCTGGTGGAGTTGAGTAATCTTTGATAGCCTCTTTGAACGCTTGAAACATCGCAATACAACGTGCATTGCCACCACGAATATCCCCAGACAAATACTGCAACCCAACCTGACAATACCAATGAAAACCCAAATGAAACAAAAATTCAACAATTCTTTTACCTCTTTTACACATTGATCAAAAATAGCTGATATGCTAATAAAAACCACAGAGATGCTCCCAATCATGTGGATAAGCTGAAGTAAAAAACAGTAAAGCAAGATTTTCCGAGAACATATTACTGTAGGTAAGATAGCAATCTATAATTAAGGATTACTATTCTATATACCATGGTGGAACTTTTAGATTCTACACAAGGTTTTATATGATTGCCAAGTCTGtttaataattaaacaattaTCTTTTAAATGTATCCTGTTAAAAAGACAGCCACTACCAGTCATGCAcatgcatgtatgtatgtatgtatgtggatatatttcatttatgtatgtatgtatgcatggaTGGATGTGTGTGTATGCATGTGTGTATGTctgtatgcatgtatgtatgtatgtatgtatgtgcgTGTGTgtatgtatgtgtgtgtgtgggTGCATGTGAACTGTTTTCCATGTCCAAAATAGAACATCAAGTTGGTAGGAATACCTTGTACACAGCAGGGTGCATTGGATCGAGTTCAAAAAACTTAGTCTCTAAATCAGGAAGCTGTGTTCCGTGTTCGTACTGAGGCAAATGCCTGAACAGTTCCACTCTATTCCTAGCTTCAGTTTGTTTTACAACAGCACGCTTTTTGGCTTTCTCTACCCGGCTTTTATCATCATATTGCATTCGAGGATGAGGAGCATCTTTCTTCCTATCTTTCTCAGGTGCACGATCACCTCCCTTCTTCTCAGAAGCTGCAACTTGAGAACCATCATTCTTTTGGGAAGAAGGTTTTGTTGCTTTACTTGGTTTTGTATTTGCTGAGGTCACAACCTTAGATGCAGCACTTGATGCCTTAGTTCCTTCAGCTAGAAACACATAGTGATCAACAGGAACAAAGTTATTGAGGATTTGTTCGAAGGTGAAGTACACAAGATAAATTGTAACCATAGGTCAACAATACACTCATTAGGTTGAGTCCTGTTTAGAGAAAATAATGTATTAGATTTACACAGAAAAAGCCATGCAATGAAAATGCAAGCATGATTCAAGAGCATGAAGCCATTTAACAAAGCTCGTGAGCTATGTTGCTTCAACTCTTCGTTTTTCGTGAAACGCCTGTGTCTAACAATTGTGTCTGAAACATTTTTGGACAAGGGTACTGGGATATGATCCTCCAAAGACAGTCCAAATACATGAAAAaacttggaaaaaaaattaatatacccATGTAAGGCACATACCCGTATCCAACACTCACACTTGAGTCCGAGTAACATAAGCAACATGTACCTTTTGCAGCAGCCTTGGCAGCTCGTTGGGCCTCCTGCAGAGCACGTCTTTCAGCTTTAGAAGTTTTCTCTTTCAATGTCTTTGCACTAACAGGTCGATCATTCTGAACTTCAACAGATGCTCCACCAGCCTTCTCTGCAATCAATTTCCCCTTCAGCTTGTAAACACTTCAATTTCACAATTCTTTAGAATAAAAAAAGCAAGACCCAAACACATCCAAAAATACAAGGAAATATTCAGGGTGGGGGCAGAGGCAACAGCTGCCCCCACtagaattttgaaaattaaattattatcttAGAATGAACTGTTTTCACCTAAATATCTATCTTAGCCAACTCAGCTCACGAGCTACATTAACTCGTTGCAGAAAATATTTGCATTCAGCTCATTTTCTGCAATTCAAGGTCAAGTAATCAATTAATCAATGAACCCAAGTTTGAGTGTTGTAATACTCGGTTCAAGCCTCTTGCAAACCGGTACAGCATTCTagttttttctttatatatatgtatgcaagtATGTTTACAGTGTTAAAGGACATTGGATATTATTTAGCTTAATTGAGTCAGCTTAAGTAGCTTGATTTATTCTTGAGTCAAGCTCACATTTGATAATCGAAATCTAGTCCAGTTTCAAACTCTCAGTCACTTTGCACTTGGGCTCAAACTTGAGCTGTCTACTTTACTGACTCGAATCAGTTCAATCAGAGCGCTCCTACCTAAACATTCCAGATTCATTAATGCTATGCTTGGGAACATGAACATAAAAAATTGGATTTGGGTACCAATTATTACGTAATTTctgaaaataaaatacatgtattGTATATGAATCGGTAGAGAttcaatatattatatattaaacaagtataaaaacatgaattccAAAATTTCAAATTCATTAGGACATATGAATACGCATCCAACAATTCCATGAATTTGAGAAATAATAATGCATGCAACAGTTATATGTGTTTTATCACACAAATAAAACTAATTTCTAAATCcaaatccctttttttttttaaattcaagtcCCGAAATGCAATCACTGACCTAATTTAAATCCCTCCAATAAAGTCCATAttattttcaacaaagaaaaataacaaaacaaatcAATAATAATGGTTTACCACTTACCAGAAATTCCTGGAGGCAAATTAACCACTGAAACAGTGGTAAGCTCACTCGCGGGTACACTACTCGCCTTGACGCCCGGAAAGGAGGATGGCGATTTTGCGGAAACAACCTTACGACCAGGCGAGAACGACGAAGCCACATCTTCGTTTTCAGGGGGAATGGTTACCGTTTTGGCGGAATACGAGAACGCCTTCGGGGGAGATGTAGCTTGTAGAGCCGTACGAAGGAAATTGTCGGAGTGGTGATGTGCTGGAGGGATCATAACGGGGGAGAGGGAGTTGCCGGAGGGAGACTGATCGTTAACTTGAGTGGGAGACGGAGAGGGAGGTTGGATCGGATCTTGGAAACGTGGAGGATCCGAAATGGAACGTTCGGGTGGTGCCGGTGTAAAGAACCCAACTTGACGGACCTTCGGGTCGCTGACTGTTCGAGCAGTACGGCGAGGGTCCATAGATTGCAAGGGGGAGGGAGGTTTGGGACGTAGGAAATGTAGGTCTTCCTTTTATTTAAGGGGGTTCATGAAGGAAGATTTTCTCGGGAAAATTTTCAGATTTTAGGGTTTTAACGAAAGAGtaatgatattttatttttctttaataaatTTGTTTCTTTCTCTTATTTTGTCTATTTCCTTTGTTCTTATCTCTAAACCTTTACTTTCTTTGATCTTTCACTTTTCTTTTTCCAATAATTAGATTTGTGGAAATCAAATTActaataatattttcttatttatttccaAAGCTCTCAATCTTTTTAGtcgaaaattaattaaattaatattttgagaatTTTTTATCTGAAATACTACTCGTTTTAATTTATAaagtaattatatattttaaaatataatttttacttcattaatttttattactttgagtagtcaaattttgattttaatttcaaatttaaaataatttaaattcaaattattatttgattttgatttaaaatgattttttaatttaatttgtaatATGATAAGCCcgatatttaataattaaatcagAATAAATATGTAAAATGTAATCAACATGACATAAAAAGATGTGTGCTCTTTTGGTATATTACAAATTGAGAGAGCCGTAAATGGGTTGAAAACTACATAGAAATTGATCATTAAAGGGCCATTGGTAGATTCATTCACCCTCTGTCAAACATCCATGCTCTTTTTCCTCTCACTTCACAAATATCaatatttttgttgtttttatggaTTGTGATGAATAGATGATGTCTCTTCATTAgctctttattttgtttttattttgagagtattcaaaataataaataatttttatgaatagtggaagtttctttcttattttatacaagtattaattttatttttgcaaATATTTTTAGGGATGAGTTTGTcacatcttcttcaatttagtgaATACTCAattcttctttattattttatctatCACTTTGAACCCTTCAAGGCTAGTTCCCTTATCATGTTAGGTGCTTATAGTCAACCTAAATATGTCTTACTTAAGTTGTGACAAAACAATTTATCAATATATTGTAATGTTCCATTCTTGATACGGCTGAAGTCTTTGTTTGTATTGACCAAACTTGTCTTTCACCGCTAATGGCAAGTTTTGTTGTATCTTTCTTTCTTCCCGAATTGTATGGGCTCGTtcatgaaatgaatgaattaattttttttcgggaaaaaaaatcattaaaaaattatataaatatatattacattGAAAGCAATTATAACACAAAATAACACATACTCGATGATGCGACAAATTATTAGAAGTCattgaatattttcaattaaaGTTCAACATTTTTCGACTCTAACATAATGAACGcaatatgataacaaaataattaaaacgCGAATATTTGCACAAATTGCATTAAAATctacaaaaaaaataaattagtatCTCAAGATTCATAAGAATATATAATGCTACATCAACCAACTTCATACCATGTGGgatcaattctacatgcaccaaTCACTAAGGTGCAACCTTAGGCACCAAGTATAAGACTACgtgtattaatcccttacaaaaGTTCTCTcatcttcatcttgattttctcatATCTCTTCTTCATTTTCATCTCTCCCATTATCTTACACAATTACCAAGCTCACCCATTGAAAAGCATCGGGGAGTGTTTCAGAGCACAAGCTCTGGCTCCCTTATAGTTTACCTTCGTCTTACAAGAATCTGAAAATTGCTGAGCGCATCTCCATGGCTCAATCCATAACTTGAATAAGGAAAATGTGAAACTATTCTACCTCCATCAACTTGGTATAATGTGGGATCATTCTACATCCACAAACCCGTAAGAAGCAGCCTTAGGGACCAAGTATAAAATTAGAGGTATTAATCCCTTATAAGAGTTCTTTCATCTCTATCATCCCATCTCTCTTCTTCATTTTCACCCACTTACACAATTACTAAGTTCACTTACTGACTTCAGCATCGAAGAACTTTCTAAAGCACAAGTTTCAGAGCCTCCATAATTTACCTTCATCTTGCAAGGATCTGAGAACACACAAGTCCATCTCCAAACTTGATTTGTCTTAGTGAATGAAACAATTGACGTCATCTATGGAAAACGAGCAAATATTCATAGCTAAATCCCCTCAAAGCTCTCTTTTGTTGTTCTTTGCGTTTCATCTCTCTCAATTTTTGTTTTTGAGTTTCTCTCCATATTACTTTTGGGATTTTCCCCCATGTTATGTCTCTCCATTTTGGAGTTTCTCAAGGTTATCTCCATTTTTGGGTTTCTTAAAGCTCCTCTCATATTTGGAACTCTTGAAGTTTTTGGATTTATTAAACAACTTTTTTTCTCAGTAAAATGAGTATCTATTAAAGATAGAATTCTTAAAAGAAAATTACACAAC
Above is a genomic segment from Gossypium arboreum isolate Shixiya-1 chromosome 8, ASM2569848v2, whole genome shotgun sequence containing:
- the LOC108470177 gene encoding uncharacterized protein LOC108470177, which translates into the protein MDPRRTARTVSDPKVRQVGFFTPAPPERSISDPPRFQDPIQPPSPSPTQVNDQSPSGNSLSPVMIPPAHHHSDNFLRTALQATSPPKAFSYSAKTVTIPPENEDVASSFSPGRKVVSAKSPSSFPGVKASSVPASELTTVSVVNLPPGISEKAGGASVEVQNDRPVSAKTLKEKTSKAERRALQEAQRAAKAAAKAEGTKASSAASKVVTSANTKPSKATKPSSQKNDGSQVAASEKKGGDRAPEKDRKKDAPHPRMQYDDKSRVEKAKKRAVVKQTEARNRVELFRHLPQYEHGTQLPDLETKFFELDPMHPAVYKVGLQYLSGDIRGGNARCIAMFQAFKEAIKDYSTPPEKTLIRDLTARISSYVSFLIECRPLSISMGNAIKFLKNRIAKLPLALSESEAKSTLMLDIDRFINEKIILSEKVIVKHAVTKIRDGDVLLTYGASSVVEMILLHAHELGKHFRVVVVDSRPKLEGQLLLRRLVRKGLSCTYTHVNAVSCIMQDVTRVFLGASSVLSNGTVYSRVGTACVAMVAHAFRVPVLVCCEAYKFHERVQLDSICFNELGNPDAISKVQGREEINYLDGLVNQENLQLLNLIYDATPSDYVSMVITDYGMIPPTSVPVIVREYRRDHLWS